aaagaactgaatttttcctatttttatgcctaatttggtgtcaactgacaaagtatttgcagagaaaatgtcaatgttaaagtttacccacacacacacacacacacagacacagacaaccgaacaccgggttaaaacatagactcactttgtttacacaagtgagtcaaaaacataaCTCATAGCAAGGGTACGTTTCATGTACAGATAACTAAATCGAAGAGGTTTGATGTTAAGGCAgtgctgaagaaaaaaatatgaaccAAATTAAATGCCTTACAAAAACATGCAGCTAACTGGAAATGGTTTAATCTGAAGGCAGTGCTGCGGAAAAAAATATGAAGCTAAAGTTTTGGCTACTTTACTGAAAGATAGATTAATCAATAGATAGACTAATAGTATAGATCCTGTTGCTGAATTGACTAATGCATATCTGACATTATTCTTGATagaactgtagtagtagtagttgtagtagtagtagtagtagtagtgcagaTTGACGCTCACACACCCAAGGCAAGGAGTTCGTGGCGTTCAGAATGGAAAGTTACACATCCATAAACTTACATGCATCAGGTACACTACACACCAacaacgcacgcacaaacacaccctcaGTGTTAGTTCAAGAAACATATCAGCCAATAAGACAGCATGGTAGAACGGAAGAGACGTTTTAAGAGACTTTTAAAAGTGATCTGGAGAATCCACGTGGCGGATTGGGAAGGGAAGTTTGTTCCACACTGCTGGGCCAGTGCAGGACAAAGCACTGACATTGGGATTGTTGTTTTCGACGAACTGTCAGCACTGTAGAAGTCACAAAGGTATGTGAGTGCAGTATAGGTcatatttcagtttcagcttctgtttctcaaggaggcgtcactgcgttcggacaaatccatatacgctacatcatatttgccaggcagatgcctgacagcagcataacccaatgtgctagtcaggccttcagtgcatgcattaAAAAatggtacctatcagagtggatctcttctacagaatgttgccagagaacCACACTCAGgtggccatgggttctttttctgtgcgtcaAGTGTGTCCTGCACATCAGGTCCGCGTTTTATGACATTTTATGACATGTTATGACACTGCTTTATATCACATGGTAGCTGGTTCATGATCTGTCTTTTGTttaccctacccctccctccacactcccccacccttcttgCAGTGCACCCCCCGGATTACAGCACGGCCACCCAGGACAGAGCGCCCTCCGTGCAGCCTGGCCGCAGCCACAGGATCCTCCCcgtctccccgcctcccccctacacagagaccgtccccccaccccccggagtCCCCCCACACAGGAGAGCGGGTCAAAAGACTGGTACAACGGCTGCTCCTGCGGATTCCCGTCCTGTCGGGGGGAACATGGCCCCCTCAGCCACTGAACCAGACGGGTTTGGCAGGGTTGTTGGGCCGCCATCATCAAACGGCGGCAACGCTTCCACCACAAGGACAGCGCCTTCTTTGTTAGAAAGGTACGATAGCGATCCTCAGGACAACACTTTAGACAACGCGAGGTTTTCCATCAGCCCGGCGGACACCAGCACTGACCCCGCGGCTCCAGGTGGTGAAGCACCAGTGACAACCACCACGGCAAGAAGGGCGGACTCACGCCCTGGACTGATCCACGTCAGGGAGTCACTGAGGACTGGCGGCCCCCGACAGTCAGGGGGCACAACACGGGGGGGCAGGTCTGGAGGAGGATCAGACAACCACCCTCAGGGGGTGGCCGTGCTTCACACGGTGAACGAGACAGCAGCAGAGGACGGGGATCTGGGCTTTGTGTAGGGTTAGGGTCAGGCGTAGTGAGTCACAAACTCTTGCCTCTTGCCTCCCCTCTGTCTCGAAGGTATCGGGATCTCGTTCTGGTGTAAACTCTTGCCTCCCCTGTCTCGAAGGTATCGGGATCTCGTTCTGGTGTAAACTCTTGCCTCCCCTGTGAGTTGTGTCTGGGGagtacttacttatttacttactacCCGTTATGCCACACCTGTAAGTTGTGTCTGGGGagtacttacttatttacttactacCCGTTATGCCACACCTGTAAGTTGTGTCTGGGGagtacttacttatttacttactacCCGTTATGCCTCCCCTGTGAGTTGTGTCTGGGGagtacttacttatttacttactacCCGTTATGCCCTGTGGCATGTAGTATGGCAGCAACGAAGAAAGGCCACTAATCTATTTTGGGCCAATTTCTGGCGAGAATCCATGACCAAAAGATTGAGTTTGACGCCATGCTGGCTTGCGCCCATACAGTCAAGTTCTTAGGCCTTGGTTTTGGATTTGTTCGAGGGACTGAGTCCTGGCGTAGTCATGACAGTGTGTCACCGTTATATAGGAGACTCCGTTTAAGATGTCATCGCGGGTCATGCGAACCGCTTCAACCGATAATGAAAGTAATATTGAAGAACAAAGAACTGTTACTCTTGTTGAGACAAAGACGTGTGATTCCAAACCGTTACTGCCTCGTGTTTCCATTCATGATTCGTggttccctctccatctctccttgcCTCACTTAAGTGTCTGTCTTATGAAATACACAAGGGTTCCTCAGACTTATTTCGTCTTGTTCGTTCTATCTGTAGCACATTAGCCACTAAAGGGGTTCGCATAGTCTTTGATAAATGATATTTCTTTTCTGTATgccttcttgggctgcaacttgTACCCACTCGTACGTATCTAGAAGCAAGTTTTTGCGTGAATGATTAGTTTGACTCCACCAAACAGGCAGCCATCGTACTTTTCAGGGGTGTGAatgttgggtatattcttgtttccataaatgaCCATCCGAACACCGGTAATCAATGGTAAGAGGATGTTTGACATGTGTCACCGTAGTGTGTATTATCTTCTTGCGTATGTGCAAATATCCTCCAATCTCCTTTTTATTTACTATTTAGATTCTTTTTCAAGCGGATGTGGTGCCATGTAGTGTGTACGGATAATTTGGTCCGCACGCTTTCACGCCCCCATGAAAGCCGGGCAAACTGCATTGTCTGCTTGTCCGCGGTCCGTCTCGAGTTCTTTCAGTCACGATAACATAGAACATgggttcctctctctgtttcaacaTCATTCGTGGAAGGCCTTCCATGGGCGTCCTCTGCATCAAAGATCATCAGCAGTTTATGGCGACAGGTGGTGCAGCCAGGACTTTAACATGACAGAAAGGCAGttccaatgtctttttttttccttgtcttttttttttttaaacggcaaATTGTGCCTGAACGTGTTTACGTAGCTGAGATGAGGTTTGATCGTGTGCATTATGCAGACTGGTGGTGATGCACTGAGCAGTGCAGCGTtcccacgaccaaaccaggtttcgagaccagtgatagtgacagtgacattgtGAGGACTGCAAGCTGGAGTCACTGGGCACAACACTGGCCCTGTCACTTGTCACCTGACTGGAGTGCTGCTGTTAACTGGACGCCAGTgtcaaccctcctcccccacgtgCGTGAAACACGACTGCCTTAACTTGTGACACGTTATCGTGCTGTAAGAATTACGATTAAATCTTCATCTAGTGATATAATTTTGACTTGGAATGTACATGAATATGTGCTGTCGGACTTTCTTTGCTCATGTTGTGACTATTCAGAATGAAATATGTACAAATTTGTGGAATCGGATTTCTTCCTCTTccgcattcgtgggctgcaactctcaccttcactcgtatgcacacgagtgggcttttacgtgtatggccgtttttaccccgccatgtaggcagccatactccgctttcgtggatgtgcatgctgggtatgttctcatttccataacccaccgaacgctgacatggattacaggatctttaatgtgtgtatttgatcttctgcttgcgtatacacatgaagggggttcaggcactagcaggtctgctcatatgttgacctgggagatcggaaaaatctccaccctttatccaccaggcgacGTGACCGTGAtgcgaacccggaaccctcagattgaaagcccaacgctttgaccacttggcTATTTATTGTGCCTGTCGGGATCGGATTTAATTAAAACCTCAATTTGTGATTCTATCTAGCCTTGGTTAAAAAATGCATTAATTCGTGCTATTATGCTTTCTTTGTTAAATCCTGAGCTTGTGATATCAAATTTAGTATGATGTGTGCATGAATTCGTGATGTGAAAACTTTATAAAATCCCCATCCTGTGATACCAATTTTGAATGAAATATGAATGAATTCGTGCAATGGCTAGGCAAACGCCATTTGTTTATAGATgataatgtgtgagtgtgcgtgtatgttgtaGTTACATGAGCACATGAGTGTAATATATTACTTCGCGGCAACAGGTATGAGAAACTGAATGAACACCTGCAAAACAGTGATACCAGTCGCcaggcagacaaacaacagacaggAACCAATTCACAGAGAAAGGTGGTGGAATAGTTAAAGGCTTGTCTGCCAACACAGCGTccaggagggtctgggttcgaatcctggtctcgccctttttACCAAGTTTGACTGAACGTCCAGTCTTAAGGTGAGATGATAAAAAGAGGTCCCgcgtacagcatgcacttggcgcgcgGAAAAAGAACTTGTAGCAACACAAGCGTTGTCCTgaagcaaaattctgcagaaatcaCTCGGGGGTGGTATTCTAGAGACCATCGTACCtgtgggtaaaggtgtacctgtgGGTAACTGTGGGTAAAGGTGTATCTGTGGGTAAATATACATGAGGCAAGACCCGTTCGAGGTGGGTTGAGTCCTGGGTGTTTGTCCATGTGAAAGTTCCTTCTGGCATTCTAAGAGGCAGTCCTGGGTGTCTGAAGAGGGGAGATGTCGTGGCTGTTCATCTGGTGTTTGaagggggaagtcctggttgTTCATAGTGTGGCGGATTCCTGGGTACTGTCAACTGCAGAGCTGGTTTTATACGGTTTTGGTTGTTGAGAGCACTGACAATTTGGATTTACATATATAACTAAAACATTGAATATGATAAGTTTTGTGTCTTTGATCATGTTTGCTTTGAAACTTGCCTGTGTAAACCGTTTTTATTTccacttttttaaacaaaactcaGTATCATTTATAGTATTATTTTTCAAAGCGTTTCTGTGAGGGTTTGTAACTGTATTGACTGCAAGAGTGAAAGCTCAAATCCGTCCTGTCATAAATTGTATTGTTTCCATCCATTGCCTTGTAAGGTTAATGAATCAGATGACCTGCATTTGGATTCTACACTTTTGTCACTGTTTACTTGTTAAACATGGGAAAACACAGCATTGTTACAGTTACTTCAACACTGTTCCCTTTAATTGTCCTGTTTTAACGCTGGATAACTGGTTTTCCCATGGCTTGTGCAGTGGTTGAGAACAGCAGTATCTGCTCCCCGTGTTAGTTGAGGATACACATGATTTCAAATCAGCTCCTTTACTCagtctcttctcccccttccccatgatAATGGCAATAAtcactttaaaaacaaatttGCATAAGTACTGAAGTCATGGAGAGTCAGACTTgtctgccagagagagagggagagaggagagagagaatttgaggcTTTTTTGACACTGGATTTTCATCTCAGGATTACGAGAAAAAGTAGCAAGCTGTGCATGCCTATTTCTTTATGATAGCATCATTGCCTGCAAAGCAACTGACTGCACTGAGTTACAGCTGTTtaagtttgttgatttttttttctccacagcaAAACCTTTTTTGAAACCAAGCATAAGAAAAGCAGAGCTCATAAATTCATTCATGTCATGTGCTCACACATTCTATCATCTGCTGTTTCCCTCCTGATGAATGCGTGTATCAGTGtcttta
This genomic interval from Babylonia areolata isolate BAREFJ2019XMU chromosome 8, ASM4173473v1, whole genome shotgun sequence contains the following:
- the LOC143285174 gene encoding uncharacterized protein LOC143285174; this translates as MGNLSGTRPVALSCVILFFHLAHQVHGDTCYSSTSGFFHCTNGCCGPADKQDCCSQTLLIVGLAVGGVVVVGVIFGVVLCLTCGDGPPPKICGCCGRRGGEGEERRRRTRGLFNDRRRRNRDLGRSGFGRRVTMVHPVHPPDYSTATQDRAPSVQPGRSHRILPVSPPPPYTETVPPPPGVPPHRRAGQKTGTTAAPADSRPVGGNMAPSATEPDGFGRVVGPPSSNGGNASTTRTAPSLLERYDSDPQDNTLDNARFSISPADTSTDPAAPGGEAPVTTTTARRADSRPGLIHVRESLRTGGPRQSGGTTRGGRSGGGSDNHPQGVAVLHTVNETAAEDGDLGFV